A stretch of Eleutherodactylus coqui strain aEleCoq1 chromosome 2, aEleCoq1.hap1, whole genome shotgun sequence DNA encodes these proteins:
- the LOC136611288 gene encoding sulfotransferase 1C2-like isoform X2 — protein MKHLYLSKVALTSPMELGDISKLDELNNMIAKRIIPTHLSYDMLPRDFKEKKCKVIYIIRNPKDTAVSLYHYYRDNPNLPTIEAWSTYLHMFLHGEVVCGSWFDHVLSWEEHKNETGALFLHYESMKKDPFQSVRRICTYLGINLHENEIHEICKKTSFSEMKNSVEKENSDPNQTVCALTSSKKLVFRKGTVGEWKHYFTNKQNRLFDEMYNRKMHSSSLAKNLHYEN, from the exons ATGAAACATCTTTACTTGTCTAAAGTCGCTCTGACATCTCCCATGGAGCTCGGCGACATTTCCAAGTTGGACGAACTGAACAATATGATAGCGAAGAGAATCATCCCGACCCACCTGAGCTACGACATGCTGCCACGGGACTTCAAGGAGAAGAAGTGCAAG GTGATCTACATCATCCGTAATCCTAAAGACACGGCCGTATCCTTATATCACTACTACAGAGATAATCCCAACCTGCCGACGATTGAGGCCTGGAGCACCTACCTGCACATGTTCCTGCACGGAGAAG TCGTCTGCGGTTCATGGTTCGATCACGTCTTGAGCTGGGAAGAGCACAAAAACGAGACGGGGGCGCTCTTCCTGCATTACGAGTCCATGAAGAAG GATCCCTTCCAGTCAGTGAGGAGGATCTGCACTTATCTGGGGATCAACCTCCACGAAAACGAGATCCACGAGATCTGCAAGAAGACGTCGTTCTCCGAGATGAAGAACAGCGTGGAGAAGGAAAACAGCGACCCGAACCAAACAGTCTGCGCCCTCACCTCCAGCAAGAAGCTCGTATTCCGGAAAG GGACGGTGGGGGAGTGGAAGCATTACTTCACCAACAAGCAGAACCGGCTGTTCGATGAGATGTACAACAGGAAGATGCATTCCAGCAGCCTGGCCAAAAACCTCCACTACGAGAACTGA
- the LOC136611288 gene encoding sulfotransferase 1C2-like isoform X1: protein MSHPADLIHLFNGIPFTTRSSVELLRSLDRFQAREDDLLLVSYPKSGTHWLAEIMKHLYLSKVALTSPMELGDISKLDELNNMIAKRIIPTHLSYDMLPRDFKEKKCKVIYIIRNPKDTAVSLYHYYRDNPNLPTIEAWSTYLHMFLHGEVVCGSWFDHVLSWEEHKNETGALFLHYESMKKDPFQSVRRICTYLGINLHENEIHEICKKTSFSEMKNSVEKENSDPNQTVCALTSSKKLVFRKGTVGEWKHYFTNKQNRLFDEMYNRKMHSSSLAKNLHYEN, encoded by the exons ATGTCTCACCCCGCAGATCTCATCCACCTCTTCAATGGCATCCCCTTCACCACACGCTCCTCCGTGGAGCTGCTCAGATCCTTGGATAGATTCCAGGCCCGGGAGGATGATCTTCTCCTCGTTTCCTACCCAAAATCCG GCACTCACTGGTTGGCGGAGATCATGAAACATCTTTACTTGTCTAAAGTCGCTCTGACATCTCCCATGGAGCTCGGCGACATTTCCAAGTTGGACGAACTGAACAATATGATAGCGAAGAGAATCATCCCGACCCACCTGAGCTACGACATGCTGCCACGGGACTTCAAGGAGAAGAAGTGCAAG GTGATCTACATCATCCGTAATCCTAAAGACACGGCCGTATCCTTATATCACTACTACAGAGATAATCCCAACCTGCCGACGATTGAGGCCTGGAGCACCTACCTGCACATGTTCCTGCACGGAGAAG TCGTCTGCGGTTCATGGTTCGATCACGTCTTGAGCTGGGAAGAGCACAAAAACGAGACGGGGGCGCTCTTCCTGCATTACGAGTCCATGAAGAAG GATCCCTTCCAGTCAGTGAGGAGGATCTGCACTTATCTGGGGATCAACCTCCACGAAAACGAGATCCACGAGATCTGCAAGAAGACGTCGTTCTCCGAGATGAAGAACAGCGTGGAGAAGGAAAACAGCGACCCGAACCAAACAGTCTGCGCCCTCACCTCCAGCAAGAAGCTCGTATTCCGGAAAG GGACGGTGGGGGAGTGGAAGCATTACTTCACCAACAAGCAGAACCGGCTGTTCGATGAGATGTACAACAGGAAGATGCATTCCAGCAGCCTGGCCAAAAACCTCCACTACGAGAACTGA